A region of Peromyscus maniculatus bairdii isolate BWxNUB_F1_BW_parent chromosome 7, HU_Pman_BW_mat_3.1, whole genome shotgun sequence DNA encodes the following proteins:
- the LOC102928794 gene encoding death domain-containing membrane protein NRADD isoform X1: MLHNVSHSKGVVYADTALMGQDRDRESVWVEVGGALAPNTSSLFPPEPPGASSNIIPVYCALLATVVLGLLAYVAFKCWRSHKQRQQLAKARTAELGDPDRDQRHGDSSVFVDSPHCLEPCIPSQGPHPDLGCRLYLHIPQQQKEEVERLLMLGEPAKGWQGLAGHLGYQAEAVELMARDQAPAYALLRDWAAQEGSRATLRVLEDALAAIGREDVVQALGSPAEGCSVV, encoded by the exons ATGCTGCACAATGTCAGCCACAGCAAAGGTGTGGTCTACGCAG ATACTGCCCTGATGGggcaggacagggacagggaaagCGTGTGGGTAGAAGTTGGAGGAGCCCTGGCCCCCAATACCTCCTCCCTGTTTCCCCCTGAGCCTCCGGGGGCCTCAAGCAACATCATTCCTGTCTACTGCGCTCTCCTCGCTACTGTGGTCCTTGGTCTGCTGGCCTATGTGGCCTTCAAATG CTGGCGCTCACATAAGCAAAGACAACAGCTGGCCAAAGCTCGGACTGCAGAGCTAGGGGACCCTGACAGGGACCAGCGGCATGGTGACAGCAGTGTCTTTGTGGACTCTCCTCATTGTCTGGAGCCCTGTATCCCCAGCCAGG GACCACATCCTGACCTTGGGTGCCGACTTTACCTGCATATTCCGCAGCAGCAGAAGGAGGAGGTTGAGCGGCTCTTGATGCTGGGTGAACCTGCCAAGGGCTGGCAGGGGCTGGCAGGCCACCTGGGCTACCAAGCTGAGGCCGTGGAACTCATGGCCCGTGACCAGGCACCAGCCTATGCCCTGCTAAGGGACTGGGCTGCCCAAGAAGGCAGCAGAGCTACCCTCAGAGTGCTAGAGGATGCCCTGGCTGCCATAGGCCGAGAAGATGTGGTCCAGGCTTTGGGCTCACCGGCTGAGGGCTGCTCTGTGGTGTGA
- the LOC102928794 gene encoding death domain-containing membrane protein NRADD isoform X2 codes for MGQDRDRESVWVEVGGALAPNTSSLFPPEPPGASSNIIPVYCALLATVVLGLLAYVAFKCWRSHKQRQQLAKARTAELGDPDRDQRHGDSSVFVDSPHCLEPCIPSQGPHPDLGCRLYLHIPQQQKEEVERLLMLGEPAKGWQGLAGHLGYQAEAVELMARDQAPAYALLRDWAAQEGSRATLRVLEDALAAIGREDVVQALGSPAEGCSVV; via the exons ATGGggcaggacagggacagggaaagCGTGTGGGTAGAAGTTGGAGGAGCCCTGGCCCCCAATACCTCCTCCCTGTTTCCCCCTGAGCCTCCGGGGGCCTCAAGCAACATCATTCCTGTCTACTGCGCTCTCCTCGCTACTGTGGTCCTTGGTCTGCTGGCCTATGTGGCCTTCAAATG CTGGCGCTCACATAAGCAAAGACAACAGCTGGCCAAAGCTCGGACTGCAGAGCTAGGGGACCCTGACAGGGACCAGCGGCATGGTGACAGCAGTGTCTTTGTGGACTCTCCTCATTGTCTGGAGCCCTGTATCCCCAGCCAGG GACCACATCCTGACCTTGGGTGCCGACTTTACCTGCATATTCCGCAGCAGCAGAAGGAGGAGGTTGAGCGGCTCTTGATGCTGGGTGAACCTGCCAAGGGCTGGCAGGGGCTGGCAGGCCACCTGGGCTACCAAGCTGAGGCCGTGGAACTCATGGCCCGTGACCAGGCACCAGCCTATGCCCTGCTAAGGGACTGGGCTGCCCAAGAAGGCAGCAGAGCTACCCTCAGAGTGCTAGAGGATGCCCTGGCTGCCATAGGCCGAGAAGATGTGGTCCAGGCTTTGGGCTCACCGGCTGAGGGCTGCTCTGTGGTGTGA